A window of Dehalococcoidia bacterium contains these coding sequences:
- a CDS encoding NAD(P)H-hydrate dehydratase, with protein MKIVTSDQMRTIDRKAADAGIATSFLMENAGRAVAEETRGFVDYMAGRIVLVLAGPGNNGGDALVAARYLHEWGSDVSIYLLSERSLEDKNLALARQHGIPLTFMHKDIRYAKLKNVLSRAEVMVDGILGTGRARPLEGRFKEILDMINLEKQRRPQLITVAIDIPTGMNADSGAVDRSCLKADLTVTLGLPKPGLYSFPGAGMAGRVVVADIGIPERLSRNIKTELITAEWARPALPARPASANKGTFGRVLAVVGSENYIGAAYLACMGAARVGAGVVTLSTARSLQPILASKLTEVTYAPLPETTKGTLSAKASSAILSILPYYRVLLMGCGLGQHPHTRNFVRTVLTGLPEKPPVLILDADALNIVAGMDGWWKQLPAGTVVTPHAGEMSRLMGLSIEKLQGNRLEMCRKAAAHWGKIVVLKGAYTIIADPAGSVRISDYASAGLATAGTGDVLAGAIAGLAGQGMPSLDAAVLGVYLHAAAGEMVRAELGDAGMLATDLLPALPKAIRELAAGAGL; from the coding sequence TATGGCGGGGAGAATCGTCCTCGTGCTGGCCGGTCCGGGCAACAACGGAGGCGACGCCCTGGTCGCAGCAAGGTACCTTCACGAGTGGGGATCTGATGTAAGTATCTATTTATTGAGCGAAAGATCGCTTGAAGATAAAAACCTGGCCCTGGCCAGGCAACACGGCATACCTCTGACTTTTATGCATAAGGACATCAGGTACGCAAAGCTGAAAAACGTCCTGTCCAGGGCGGAGGTGATGGTCGACGGTATACTGGGCACAGGGCGCGCCCGGCCGCTCGAAGGCAGGTTCAAAGAAATTCTTGACATGATCAACCTTGAGAAGCAGCGGCGGCCGCAGCTTATAACGGTGGCCATCGATATACCAACAGGTATGAATGCAGATAGCGGCGCCGTGGATCGGAGCTGTCTCAAAGCAGACCTTACGGTAACGCTGGGCCTGCCCAAGCCCGGCCTGTATAGCTTCCCGGGCGCAGGCATGGCGGGCAGGGTGGTAGTCGCCGACATCGGCATACCCGAGAGGTTGAGCCGGAACATCAAAACGGAGCTGATCACCGCAGAATGGGCCCGGCCTGCCCTGCCGGCGCGACCGGCCAGCGCCAACAAGGGCACTTTCGGCAGGGTGCTTGCCGTGGTGGGATCGGAGAACTACATTGGAGCCGCCTACCTGGCCTGCATGGGCGCCGCACGCGTCGGAGCGGGCGTGGTCACGCTGTCAACCGCCAGAAGCCTGCAGCCGATACTGGCTTCCAAGCTCACCGAGGTCACTTACGCGCCGCTGCCGGAAACTACAAAGGGAACACTCTCGGCAAAAGCTTCGTCGGCTATTTTAAGCATACTGCCGTATTACAGGGTGCTTCTGATGGGCTGCGGCCTGGGACAACATCCTCATACCAGGAATTTCGTGCGAACTGTGCTGACAGGCCTGCCGGAAAAACCGCCCGTGCTGATACTTGACGCCGATGCGCTCAATATCGTTGCGGGCATGGATGGATGGTGGAAGCAGCTTCCCGCCGGCACGGTCGTCACACCCCATGCCGGCGAAATGTCTAGGCTGATGGGACTGTCCATAGAGAAGCTGCAGGGTAACAGGCTGGAGATGTGCCGCAAAGCCGCAGCGCACTGGGGCAAGATCGTCGTGCTCAAAGGGGCCTACACCATCATCGCGGATCCCGCGGGCAGCGTACGCATAAGCGACTATGCCAGCGCAGGACTGGCCACGGCAGGCACGGGCGACGTACTGGCAGGCGCCATCGCCGGACTGGCCGGACAGGGCATGCCGTCGTTAGATGCGGCCGTTCTGGGAGTTTACCTGCACGCAGCGGCGGGGGAGATGGTGAGAGCTGAACTGGGTGACGCGGGCATGCTTGCTACAGATCTGCTGCCGGCCCTTCCGAAGGCAATCAGGGAACTTGCTGCAGGGGCGGGTCTTTAG